A section of the Schistosoma haematobium chromosome ZW, whole genome shotgun sequence genome encodes:
- the COG8 gene encoding conserved oligomeric Golgi complex component (EggNog:ENOG410VDAY~COG:U), with product MDEINRSLVNISTNDNKELSAVWIRQLISKLNISPDIRNEPLFEKAVNELASSNLENLSSSVYQLRTVRDVLKNKIKSLAAENYHIFIDTKDASQNILEKTSEMSTANQAFLSQITEFTQCCSDILLKTRSIEASLKKNRSALENHTQLLEIIELPQLMQTCVHNGHYDDAISIFAYTKTLFSKYGSRYSVLRMIYSQVSAVASQFVHQLYNQLRAPLSLSSCIKTVVFLRRTGLLSEQELRLKFLQTRTNCLKSQINSSLLACTPKELAGVDRREKLSGFLPFKESHDKSYWVATRRIEVTRVHLFDIVTQYRAVFPDEDGILPQGVKIQGKSLLSKYSGNPTYSINLLKGSKDMDYYESSPNLLHAWLVNQVAEFLNNLCSDLQTMMYQPKCTPQELTDRLLRATATDSNNYKNKSLRNIYLETLFTQVQSLISQSMYFGRSFHRIGCDFRPHLANLFCYQIESFIRNYIDNIVSEFKFALANFIWRIPSDESVQINGTTHEEVNNSELNSFTKLTNILLEFPPLILLYNHFVELFHGLNICCPTGLKNRIIIIVSNGLHACSLSITEIYDQLKEQQVDNWLNNDVYYLANAFCTSLTYCILANLINYLFVEEIDNNVQIPDCKNNNNNNNNNPMFLHRPLLSSLCQIICKPIYIKWSNLQPSISSIESVLLNNNSDHNLNLISLTNNEKVSLDSVVNNTLKVVTMSLDEQVSISDTTNNNHIEIDTINSLS from the exons ATGGATGAAATTAATAGGAGTCTAGTAAATATATCAacaaatgataataaagaaCTATCTGCCGTGTGGATAAGACAATTAATTTCAAAGCTTAATATTTCTCCAGACATTCGAAACGAACCCTTATTTGAAAAAGCTGTCAATGAGTTAGCGTCTTCAAATCTCGAAAACTTGTCTTCCTCAGTGTATCAGTTACGGACCGTTCGCGATGTTCTAAAAAACAAGATTAAGTCATTGGCTGCagaaaattatcacatttttaTAGATACCAAAGATGCAAGTCAGAATATCTTGGAGAAGACTTCAGAAATGTCAACCGCCAATCAAGCTTTTCTATCACAAATTACTGAGTTTACACAATGCTGTAGTGATATCTTATTAAAGACTCGCTCCATTGAAGCCTCTCTTAAAAAGAATAGAAGTGCCTTAGAAAATCACACACAG TTACTAGAAATAATTGAACTTCCACAGCTAATGCAAACTTGTGTGCATAATGGTCATTACGATGACGCAATATCTATTTTTGCTTATACTAAGACGTTGTTCAGTAAATATGGGTCAAGGTACTCTGTTTTACGTATGATTTATTCGCAAGTGTCTGCTGTTGCTTCACAGTTTGTTCATCAGTTGTATAACCAGTTGAGAGCACCTCTATCTCTTTCTTCGTGTATCAAG ACCGTCGTATTTCTTCGTAGAACAGGACTATTGAGTGAACAAGAATTACGGTTGAAATTTCTCCAGACACGGACAAATTGTCTTAAGAGTCAAATCAACTCATCTTTATTGGCATGTACACCAAAGGAGTTAGCTGGAGTAGATAGGCGGGAAAAGCTGTCAGGATTTCTCCCTTTTAAAGAGTCTCATGATAAGTCTTATTGGGTGGCTACACGACGTATTGAAGTGACGCGCGTACATCTATTTGACATAGTCACACAGTATCG aGCGGTATTTCCTGACGAAGATGGTATTCTTCCACAAGGAGTGAAAATTCAAGGAAAGTCACTACTGTCTAAATACTCGGGGAATCCAACTTactcaattaatttattaaaggGATCTAAAGATATGGATTATTATGAATCCAGTCCAAATTTGTTACATGCTTGGTTGGTTAATCAAGTGGCAGAATTTCTTAACAATCTCTGTAGTGACCTCCAAACTATGATGTATCAACCTAAATGTACTCCACAGGAGCTGACAGATCGTTTGTTAAGAGCTACTGCAACAGACTCtaacaattacaaaaataaatcattaagaaatatttatttagagacGTTATTCACTCAGGTGCAGTCATTAATATCACAATCAATGTACTTTGGACGATCATTTCATCGGATAGGCTGTGATTTCAGACCACATTTGGCTAACCTTTTTTGTTACCAAATTGAATCATTTATCAGG AATTATATTGACAATATTGTATCGGAGTTTAAATTTGCACTTGCTAATTTTATTTGGCGAATTCCATCTGATGAAAGTGTTCAGATTAATGGAACAACTCATGAAGAAGTAAATAACAGTGAATTGAATTCTTTTACAAAACTGACTAATATACTACTAGAATTCCCTCCACTAATACTGCTTtacaatcattttgttgaattattTCATGGATTAAATATCTGTTGTCCAACTGGTTTGAAAAACAG aattattattattgtatcaaATGGTTTACATGCTTGTTCATTATCTATAACAGAAATTTATGATCAGTTAAAAGAACAACAAGTTGATAATTGGTTAAATaatgatgtttattatttagCTAATGCATTTTGTACATCATTAACTTATTGTATTTTGgcaaatttaattaattatttatttgttgaagaGATTGATAATAATGTTCAAATACCAgattgtaaaaataataataataataataataataatcctatgTTCTTACATCGTCCACTTTTATCAAGTTTATGTCAAATAATATGTAAACCTATTTATATAAAATGGTCAAATTTACAACCATCAATATCATCAATTGAATctgtattattaaataataattctgaTCACAATCTTAATCTTATTTCATTAACAAATAATGAGAAGGTATCACTAGATTCTGTTGTGAATAATACTTTAAAGGTTGTTACAATGTCATTAGATGAACAAGTCAGTATAAGTGATACaaccaataataatcatattgaaATTGATACAATAAATAGTTTATCATAG